A genomic segment from Phycisphaerae bacterium encodes:
- a CDS encoding DUF4432 family protein: protein MDWIFDRRSGARVSDRLELAGGPVVVLENERLRAVCLAGKGADIVSLFNKDAACECLSQPYPTFPFRPGEAPALGREFGKYMTVWPEMFPVASAWGDYFGQAQPFHGEARLLAWRHEIIEDSPQRVSVRLSARMQLSPFRLTRTMTLDADSPVLALDERVENLANQPLPVLWGHHPTFGPPFLDETCRVQLPGGDYIDGDDSMLQLAPPGSGVHNMFYRLNLSSGRCGLFSHKRGFGVGLRFDHQLFRVIWIWQGLNQNSGAPNFDTRYACAVEPVTGLPKQHAQSDRTPPILVHPETPLTTRLDVFLYTDQRDLED, encoded by the coding sequence GTGGACTGGATATTCGATCGTCGAAGTGGAGCGCGTGTATCCGACCGGCTCGAGCTCGCCGGCGGACCGGTGGTCGTTCTGGAAAACGAGCGTCTCCGCGCGGTCTGCCTGGCCGGCAAGGGGGCGGACATCGTCTCGCTGTTCAACAAGGACGCGGCCTGCGAATGCCTCAGCCAGCCGTATCCCACCTTTCCCTTCCGGCCCGGCGAGGCGCCCGCTCTCGGCCGCGAATTCGGCAAGTACATGACCGTCTGGCCCGAGATGTTTCCCGTGGCCAGCGCCTGGGGCGATTACTTCGGCCAGGCCCAGCCGTTCCACGGTGAGGCCCGCCTGCTCGCCTGGCGGCACGAGATCATCGAGGACTCCCCCCAACGCGTCTCGGTCCGGCTGTCGGCCCGGATGCAGCTCAGCCCGTTCCGGCTGACCCGCACCATGACCCTCGATGCCGACTCGCCCGTCCTGGCCCTCGACGAGCGCGTCGAGAATCTCGCCAACCAGCCGCTGCCGGTCCTTTGGGGCCACCATCCGACCTTTGGACCGCCGTTCCTCGACGAGACCTGCCGCGTCCAACTGCCCGGCGGCGACTACATCGACGGCGACGACTCGATGCTCCAACTCGCTCCGCCCGGCTCCGGCGTCCACAACATGTTCTATCGCCTCAACCTCTCATCCGGCCGGTGTGGCCTGTTCAGCCACAAACGCGGCTTCGGTGTCGGTCTGCGATTCGATCACCAGCTCTTTCGCGTCATCTGGATTTGGCAGGGCCTCAACCAAAACAGCGGCGCGCCAAACTTCGACACCCGCTACGCCTGCGCGGTCGAGCCGGTCACCGGCCTGCCCAAACAGCACGCCCAAAGCGACCGGACGCCGCCGATCCTCGTCCATCCCGAAACGCCGCTGACCACCCGCCTCGACGTATTCCTCTACACCGACCAAAGGGACCTGGAGGATTGA
- a CDS encoding DUF4416 family protein yields MGELRPPPPAKLFVAMLVAPDVAGRVDRIDGRLIECFGPIDLVSPDFSFEFTDYYKAEMGENLVRRIVSFESLFDPAGLPAVKHRTNDLEAELTAELRNPESGRAVNLDAGYLTLGQLVLATTKSHAHRLYLRDGIWAEVTLRYHKGDYEKWPWTYPDYASGRYNSFWRPMRDKLKRQMEETQSSHE; encoded by the coding sequence ATGGGCGAACTTCGACCACCGCCGCCGGCCAAGCTGTTTGTCGCGATGCTCGTCGCGCCGGACGTTGCCGGCCGCGTCGACCGGATCGACGGGCGGCTGATCGAGTGTTTCGGCCCCATCGATCTGGTCAGTCCCGATTTCTCCTTCGAGTTCACCGACTACTACAAGGCCGAGATGGGCGAGAATCTGGTCCGTCGTATCGTCAGCTTCGAATCCCTCTTCGATCCGGCCGGGCTGCCGGCGGTCAAGCACCGCACCAACGACCTGGAAGCCGAGTTGACGGCTGAGCTGCGTAATCCTGAGTCCGGCCGGGCGGTCAACCTTGACGCGGGCTATCTGACCCTCGGCCAACTCGTTCTGGCCACCACCAAGAGCCACGCCCACCGTCTCTACCTGCGCGACGGGATATGGGCTGAGGTCACCCTCCGCTATCACAAGGGCGACTACGAAAAATGGCCCTGGACCTATCCGGACTATGCCTCCGGACGGTATAATTCGTTCTGGCGACCGATGCGCGACAAACTCAAGCGGCAGATGGAGGAAACGCAAAGCTCCCATGAATGA
- a CDS encoding undecaprenyl/decaprenyl-phosphate alpha-N-acetylglucosaminyl 1-phosphate transferase has protein sequence MNDPSTATLARMLLLIAGPSAVVSFGLCYLMRVLAPALGYMDRPGGRKSHPRAMPMGGGVAVVLTVIALIAAGIAAVLSDVYASFPAFDWLAVHREGLALRLHQLAGVLFCGLILLVLGVFDDVKDLGPRFKLLVQFLLAGLVVFGFDVQATVFLPAPILGSLLTVLWIVVITNAFNFLDNADGLASGVALICTAVLIAVAVGSGQIFVSAYLACFAGAIIGFLLHNFPPARIYLGDAGSQPIGFLLAVGTILTTYYQEQSPDQLRTAVFIPLIIMAIPLYDFFSVIVIRLRAGKSPFVGDHRHFSHRLLQRGLRVRDVVLTIYLACGATAVGAIVLQQVAWPYAMLIFLQTLCIVAIIGILEYQPKK, from the coding sequence ATGAATGACCCTTCCACCGCCACGCTGGCCCGCATGCTCCTGCTGATCGCCGGGCCCTCAGCGGTCGTCAGTTTCGGCCTGTGCTACCTGATGCGGGTGTTGGCCCCGGCGCTCGGTTATATGGACCGTCCCGGCGGCCGCAAGAGCCACCCGCGCGCCATGCCGATGGGCGGCGGCGTCGCCGTCGTGCTGACGGTGATCGCCTTGATCGCGGCGGGGATCGCCGCGGTGCTCTCCGATGTCTACGCCTCGTTTCCCGCGTTCGACTGGCTCGCCGTGCACCGCGAAGGCCTGGCCTTGCGGCTCCATCAATTGGCCGGCGTCCTGTTCTGCGGGCTGATCCTCCTCGTTCTGGGCGTCTTCGACGACGTCAAGGATCTCGGCCCCAGGTTCAAACTCCTCGTCCAGTTCCTTCTGGCCGGTCTGGTGGTCTTCGGGTTCGACGTTCAGGCGACGGTCTTCCTGCCCGCGCCGATCCTCGGTTCGCTGCTGACCGTGCTGTGGATCGTGGTCATCACCAACGCCTTCAACTTCCTGGACAACGCCGACGGCCTGGCCTCCGGCGTCGCCCTTATCTGCACCGCCGTGCTGATCGCCGTCGCCGTCGGCTCGGGCCAGATCTTCGTCTCAGCCTATCTGGCCTGCTTCGCCGGGGCGATCATCGGATTCCTGCTTCACAATTTCCCGCCCGCCCGCATCTACCTCGGCGACGCGGGCAGCCAGCCCATTGGCTTCCTGCTCGCCGTCGGCACCATCCTGACCACCTATTATCAGGAGCAGTCGCCCGATCAGCTCCGCACCGCCGTCTTTATTCCGCTTATCATCATGGCCATTCCGCTCTACGATTTCTTCTCGGTGATCGTCATCCGGCTGCGGGCGGGCAAGAGCCCGTTCGTCGGCGACCACCGGCATTTCTCGCACCGCCTGCTGCAGCGCGGCCTGCGGGTGCGCGACGTGGTGCTGACCATCTACCTGGCCTGCGGCGCCACCGCCGTCGGAGCGATCGTCCTTCAGCAGGTCGCCTGGCCGTACGCGATGCTCATCTTCCTCCAGACCCTCTGCATCGTCGCCATCATCGGCATTCTGGAGTATCAGCCGAAAAAGTGA
- a CDS encoding O-antigen ligase family protein codes for MNATARPHNPVREKLSAALFVMLLIVIGVASISQLRWTSPSGQMDSSFGGGYDLTAAAVMGLVVLLVGAAAWIVCPCRPRLNLLLAAEILFVAGLIVSTWFAADHRVALNYAAGFVVCLVLMHATFRLTDRPWKVRLALIALVALGTIFALKTWSRELYETDQTWTQYLETREQLWARQGKALDDPAVKLYEARLLSRDNGGFFFHGNLGGAYLAFLLMVSLAAVANRLRDRAGPYQKTWLAVQVLLSLLIASALVITYSKGAMMALGIALMASMILLLFGRRLRRRVNLAALVALLIVLAGFAAVIGHGLARNTLPTLSMAFRWQYWTAGWHMFLDHPLTGVGPGNFGYHYMRYKLPEAEEEVLSPHNFIVQGFTEFGILGGLGIVLLPLAIFYSLARSAAADSPPLSVLESQPPRAGPLMLIILAGIYIFAVAFNQTGLDNPLILLALHWPYILGFALSFTLSSLRFDELGDIDDRFGGRGKLVDPPVLVFLAGALVLFVAGNLVNFSFFEPSNQFLFFFIAGLALAAAPPQTSLTTPKCDLAKSAGLAVLALLFLIYVVVPAARIETAVADAEDSPPARDPAFDQPYQRLVELTEQYPFDPHPPAKAAERLLRLAQPGVAPELLIAQAVKHFQQARSRAPQVYRFWRAEAQAWLLLAETRPTRADHAYTQAETLLDCALELAPRSRSLWVTAGLTSYQHAVALEPAQPDRAARLALQAKERLTTALELNDALPENSLRRFPPSQMRQIHSALASLDTFLSQTTQPAP; via the coding sequence ATGAACGCCACGGCCCGACCGCACAACCCGGTCCGCGAGAAGCTCTCAGCCGCCCTGTTCGTGATGCTGCTGATCGTGATCGGCGTCGCCTCCATCAGCCAACTCCGCTGGACCAGCCCTTCCGGCCAGATGGACAGCAGCTTCGGCGGCGGTTACGATCTGACCGCTGCGGCGGTCATGGGTCTGGTGGTCCTGCTGGTTGGCGCGGCTGCGTGGATCGTCTGCCCGTGTCGGCCGCGACTGAACCTGCTGCTGGCCGCTGAGATCCTCTTCGTCGCCGGCCTGATCGTCTCGACCTGGTTCGCCGCCGACCATCGCGTTGCCCTCAACTACGCCGCCGGCTTCGTCGTGTGCCTCGTGCTCATGCACGCGACGTTCCGCCTGACCGACCGGCCGTGGAAGGTGCGGCTCGCCCTGATCGCCCTGGTCGCTCTGGGAACCATCTTCGCCCTCAAGACCTGGAGCCGCGAACTCTACGAGACCGACCAGACCTGGACGCAGTACCTCGAAACCCGCGAGCAGCTCTGGGCTCGTCAGGGCAAGGCGCTCGACGACCCAGCGGTCAAGCTCTACGAGGCCCGCCTGCTGAGCCGCGACAACGGCGGCTTCTTCTTTCACGGCAATCTCGGCGGGGCCTATCTGGCCTTCCTTTTGATGGTCAGCCTCGCCGCCGTCGCCAACCGCCTTCGCGACCGGGCCGGGCCGTACCAGAAGACCTGGCTGGCGGTCCAGGTGCTGCTGTCGCTGCTGATCGCCTCCGCCCTGGTCATCACCTACAGCAAGGGCGCGATGATGGCTTTGGGCATTGCGCTGATGGCCTCGATGATCCTGCTGCTCTTTGGGCGGCGGCTGCGGCGGCGGGTCAACCTGGCCGCACTCGTCGCGCTGCTGATCGTGCTGGCCGGTTTCGCCGCGGTCATCGGCCACGGCCTGGCCCGAAACACGCTGCCGACGCTGTCGATGGCGTTTCGCTGGCAGTACTGGACCGCCGGCTGGCATATGTTCCTCGACCATCCGCTGACCGGCGTCGGGCCCGGCAACTTCGGCTATCACTACATGCGCTACAAACTGCCCGAAGCCGAAGAGGAGGTTCTCTCGCCGCACAATTTCATCGTGCAGGGCTTCACCGAATTCGGCATCCTCGGCGGCCTCGGCATCGTCCTGCTGCCGCTGGCGATCTTCTACAGCCTTGCCCGCTCCGCCGCCGCCGATTCGCCGCCGCTGTCCGTTCTCGAATCGCAGCCGCCCCGCGCCGGCCCGCTGATGCTCATCATCCTCGCCGGCATCTACATCTTCGCCGTCGCGTTCAACCAGACCGGCCTGGACAACCCGCTGATCCTGTTGGCGCTTCACTGGCCCTACATCCTCGGTTTCGCCCTGAGTTTCACCCTCTCGTCGCTCCGCTTCGACGAACTTGGCGACATCGACGACCGCTTCGGCGGCCGCGGCAAGCTCGTCGATCCGCCGGTGCTGGTCTTCCTCGCTGGCGCGCTGGTGCTCTTTGTCGCGGGCAACCTGGTCAACTTCTCGTTCTTCGAGCCTTCGAACCAGTTCCTGTTCTTCTTCATAGCGGGCCTGGCGCTCGCCGCGGCGCCCCCGCAGACATCGCTCACGACGCCCAAGTGCGACCTGGCCAAATCCGCCGGTCTGGCCGTCCTGGCCCTGCTGTTCCTGATCTACGTTGTCGTGCCCGCCGCCCGCATCGAGACCGCGGTGGCCGACGCCGAAGACTCACCGCCCGCCCGCGATCCCGCCTTCGATCAGCCGTATCAACGCCTGGTCGAGCTTACCGAGCAATATCCCTTCGACCCGCACCCGCCCGCCAAGGCCGCTGAGCGGCTGCTGCGACTCGCCCAGCCCGGCGTCGCTCCGGAGCTTCTGATCGCGCAGGCGGTCAAACACTTCCAGCAGGCCCGCAGCCGCGCGCCGCAAGTCTACCGTTTCTGGCGGGCTGAGGCCCAGGCATGGCTCCTGCTCGCCGAGACCCGCCCGACCCGCGCCGATCACGCCTACACCCAGGCCGAAACGCTCCTCGACTGCGCCCTGGAACTGGCCCCGCGCTCTCGTTCGCTCTGGGTCACCGCGGGCCTGACCTCCTACCAGCACGCCGTCGCCCTCGAGCCCGCTCAGCCCGACCGCGCCGCCCGCCTCGCCCTCCAGGCCAAAGAGCGTCTTACCACCGCGCTCGAACTCAACGACGCCCTTCCCGAAAACTCCCTGCGCCGCTTCCCGCCGTCCCAAATGCGGCAGATCCACAGCGCCCTGGCCTCGCTGGATACCTTCCTCTCCCAGACCACCCAGCCCGCCCCATAA
- a CDS encoding peptidyl-prolyl cis-trans isomerase, which translates to MTDQKPTTRPSEQASTQPATQPTTQPKAPQVVLETSMGRIVLELNEEKAPITAKNFLRYVEEGHFDGTIFHRVIPDFMIQGGGFTPRMEQKRVHKPIKNEAANGLKNLRGTIAMARTADPDSATAQFFVNVANNDFLNYRGARNPGYAVFGKVVEGMDVVDKIVAVRTTRVGPHENVPAEPVVIEKAEKK; encoded by the coding sequence ATGACGGATCAGAAACCGACGACCAGGCCGAGCGAGCAGGCTTCGACGCAGCCGGCGACTCAGCCGACCACCCAGCCGAAGGCGCCGCAGGTGGTGCTCGAGACGAGCATGGGCCGGATCGTGCTGGAGCTGAATGAAGAGAAGGCGCCGATCACAGCGAAGAACTTCCTGCGGTACGTCGAAGAGGGGCATTTCGACGGGACGATCTTTCACCGGGTGATCCCGGACTTCATGATCCAGGGCGGCGGGTTCACGCCGCGGATGGAGCAGAAGCGGGTGCACAAGCCGATCAAGAACGAAGCCGCGAACGGCTTGAAGAACCTGCGCGGCACGATCGCGATGGCGCGGACCGCCGATCCGGACAGCGCGACGGCGCAGTTCTTTGTCAACGTGGCGAACAACGATTTCCTGAACTATCGCGGGGCGCGGAATCCGGGCTACGCGGTGTTCGGCAAGGTGGTCGAGGGGATGGACGTGGTGGACAAGATCGTCGCGGTGCGGACGACGAGGGTCGGACCGCACGAGAATGTGCCGGCCGAGCCGGTGGTGATCGAGAAGGCGGAAAAGAAGTAA